CAGCAGACCCGCGCCCGACCCGATCGTGTGGCTCGCCGGCGGCCCCGGCGACGACGCGGTCTCCGAGATCCCGATGGCGCTCGCCGGCAACCTGAACCGTGACCGCGACGTGATCTTCATGTCCCAGCGCGGCACCTACTCGGCCGACCCGGAGCTCACCTGCCCGAACATCGACCGGTTCAACGCCCGCGCCCTCGGCCTCGTCTCCAACGCGCCGTCCACCGGGCGCCTGCACGTCGAGGCGACCCGGGCCTGCCGCGAGCGCGTGGACGCCCAGGGCGCCGATCGCAGCACCTACAACGACATCGAGAGCTCGGCCGACTACGACGCCCTGCGCAAGACGCTGGGTGTCAAGAAGTGGAACGTCTTCGGGATCTCCTACGGCACCCACCTGGCGCTCAACTACATGCGCCTGCACCCGAAGGGCATCCGCTCGGTCGGCATCGACGGCATCCTGCCGCCGTCCATCGCCGGCGGGGCCGTGACCTGGAAGGCCGCACGAGAGGGTTTCGACGGCCTGTTCAAAGCCTGCGAGGAGCAGCCCGCCTGCAACACCCGCTACCCGAACCTGAAGGCCACCTTCCTCCGCCTCGTCAGTGAGCTGGAGGCCGACCCGATCACCACCACCGTCACGGTCCCGGTCCACCCGGAGCCGGTGAAGGTCGTGCTGGACGGGGGCAACCTGGTCACCTGGCTGACCTCGGCCACCCACGTGGCGGCCGGGGTGCCGCGTTCCATCGACGAACTGGCCCACGGCAACCCGCAGCGGATCGCCGAGCAGCTCGCGGGCGGCAAGTACAGCCCGCAGGCCATCGGCAGGGTCGCCCACGGGCTGGTCTACGGCGTCTTCTGCCGCCAGTGGACCCCGTACGAGAGCCGGGCCGACATCATCCGGGGCGGGCGCCGCGCGTTCCCGTCGTTCCCCCGATCGATGCTGGCCAACGCCCCGCAACTCGCCTGGCTCCACGACGACTGCCGTGCCTGGGACGTCCCCCCGGCGCCCCCGTCGGTCCGGGACGTGACCCGCAGCGACATCCCGACCCTCGCCCTGTCCGGCGGGTTCGACGCCCAGACGGCGCCGAGCAACGGGGCGTACGTCGCCCGTACGCTGAGTCGCTCCACCGCCGTCACGGTCCCCTACGTCGCCCACGTGGTGTTCGCCGACTCGCGGTGCGCGCAGACGATCACCACGTCGTTCTTCGCCCGTCCGACCGCGCCGGACACCAGCTGTCTCGCGGGACTCCAGCCGCCGCAGTTCGAGATCGCACCGTAAGGCGCTTGCCGACCACCGCCACCCACGGTGCCGGAACCGCCGGGGCCCGCATCCTCCATGGTGGTGGATGCGGGCCCCGACGGATTCGAGCGGTTGTGGAACGAGAGTTTCGACCGACTGGAGGACCGTCCGGGCCGACCCGCCCCCTCCCACCCGACGCGACACCTACGTGCAGGACCTCGAGCAGACACGGCAGGAGGAACGACCGATGGCAGCAAGGCAGGAAACGCGGGCGGAGCCGGCGACGGCCGACCCGCGGCAGCCGGTGTTCGAGGCGTTCACCGAGGTCCGGCACCTGTCGCGGTGGTGGGGTCCGGAGGGGTTCACCACCACCACGCGGTCCTTCGAGTTCAGCGCGGGCGGGGAGTGGGACTTCGTACTGCACGGGCCGGACGGGACCGAGTGCTCCGAATGGATCGTGAGCAGCCTGGCGGCCTACGTCACCGACCTCGCGCGGAAGGGAGTTGAGGACTGATGGCCGCAAAGGTGTTCTTCAGCGTGACGATGTCGCTGGACGGCTTCATCGCGCCCGAGTCCGTGCCCGTTGAAGACGAGCTCTTCGCACCCGATAAGCAGGACGACCCGGACGTTCAGCGCTGGATGGCGCAATGGGCGCAGCTGCAACAGTGGCTGTTCCCGCTGCGGTTCCTCCGGGAGAACCTGAAGCTGGG
The sequence above is a segment of the Streptomyces asoensis genome. Coding sequences within it:
- a CDS encoding alpha/beta fold hydrolase, with the protein product MSPGTTLSRRPARRLPATLAGATVGALVVGLAAMPAQAESGTDGPIGTVARTVGDAHFEPGPCPRTADPIPDLARARCGTLTVPEKRSKATGPKEPKGYGGDDGREITLAVAIMPAESSRPAPDPIVWLAGGPGDDAVSEIPMALAGNLNRDRDVIFMSQRGTYSADPELTCPNIDRFNARALGLVSNAPSTGRLHVEATRACRERVDAQGADRSTYNDIESSADYDALRKTLGVKKWNVFGISYGTHLALNYMRLHPKGIRSVGIDGILPPSIAGGAVTWKAAREGFDGLFKACEEQPACNTRYPNLKATFLRLVSELEADPITTTVTVPVHPEPVKVVLDGGNLVTWLTSATHVAAGVPRSIDELAHGNPQRIAEQLAGGKYSPQAIGRVAHGLVYGVFCRQWTPYESRADIIRGGRRAFPSFPRSMLANAPQLAWLHDDCRAWDVPPAPPSVRDVTRSDIPTLALSGGFDAQTAPSNGAYVARTLSRSTAVTVPYVAHVVFADSRCAQTITTSFFARPTAPDTSCLAGLQPPQFEIAP
- a CDS encoding SRPBCC domain-containing protein is translated as MAARQETRAEPATADPRQPVFEAFTEVRHLSRWWGPEGFTTTTRSFEFSAGGEWDFVLHGPDGTECSEWIVSSLAAYVTDLARKGVED